CTTTCTATAGTCTGATGGTGCGTTTTAACTAAATATGTTTTCTAAATGCATGGATTTGACTCACTCCCCTTAATTTGTGCTAATGCGaattaaaatcataataaataacaaatgatTAAATATCCTAGGAATTATGGGCTGCTCTGATGGTTGTCCAAGTCGGAGAGAGCTGAAGATGCGGAAAAAGTCTGGATGATAAATGTAAAATGCCAAGTAAGTTTTTTTTCCTAAAAGCACGAACTGATATGTCATTGTTACAACAGATGAAAACCTTAAATGCCATGGGAACTTTCCGAAAGGTAggttgaaatttatgaatgcCCCCTGAAAAAAACGCATTACGTTTATACGCCAAGCTAATCCGCAAAATAAAGGGATTTAATGGCAAAGGTTGATTTTaatagaaatagaaatcaaACTGATGAGTAACCGCTGAAAAACCAGCCCAAACTGGATGCCAAGTAATAAAGTCAGGATTTTTAAGGTTTTTTCACATAATTTCACAATGACGACATGAACCaacacacctacatgtatatctacaaagacacacacacacatcaaaTCGATGGCCGAACTAGATTAGTGTCATTGTTATTCTTTAGCAGATTTAAATCctatcaaaggacaagtccaacccaacaaaaaaatgatttgaataaaaggagaaaaattcaacaagcataacactgaaaatattttttatcaaaatcggatgcaaaattaGGTTTTGACATTATTATGAACAatcctatttttctcctcaatgTAAAAcacatgtgaaacaaaattgcattcctccctgaacatgtggtattaccttTATTTTAAAAGTTCATGGTAAAtacaagttggtccttattgtcaaatctgtaaaaatggcaatattttttaattaaaagaataaaaaacaaaagaaatagtgagtgagggatatcATGTCATATCTTGGAGTTGGGCATATAACTGTTTggtgaaaaaaagggaaaatcataagtgacataactttctaattgtacatccgatgttgatgaaatttgcagcattatacaggtttgatttttctctactgattcaaatcaagaaattcttgggtggacttgacctttacgttttgttaagaaaaaaatggcgAGCACAGGTTTAATTGAAATGTCCCCTTGGATGCAATTTTAGCTACTCAGTAGCAATACAATGTTACACAAAACGTAACTGTCACAAGTCATTTGTGATAACTAACTTTTAACCAATTACTAGAATTTCGGTTTACGGAGATTAGGGCTTTTTAAGTACATAGTATCAAAAGAATTTAAAAGCAAATGAAGAAGAACAttgtttgaataaatgaatgtgaAAATTATAAGATCGGttgatataataaatatatatatattgtgtgaaagaaattgatgaagagaacaaaggtaggcgaagcttaaatcaaggttcccaagAGCTATCCAccctttttggaaaaattggtgatgccgaaaaaagtctctgccgggaatcgaatccgggcccccagctttgaacgccggtgtcttaaccactagaccacagagacgggctagtggcttGGGCGaacccgatccgattgaccgtcagatatacagattttcgacaccataccaattataatttcctttgtcgggtgaagttgggttttgaacaatgacaataTCACACGATattatacacacacaaacacacacacacacacatatatatatatatatatatgtatatgtatatatatatgtgtgtgtgtgtgtgtgcgtgtgagggTGTGCGTGTATGATATCGTGTGACGAAAACAATCAAAGAATGACTCAGGATATCAAACTGTTTGTTTTCAACAACTGCTTTCACCACACTGTGTTTAATAAGTTCAACTCAAGAGCCTCTGGTAAAAGTAAACTTATCATCAcgatatatgtatgtatatatatatatatatacatatatatatatatatatatatatacagtgcgtcccagaataaacgaaaccgagatttagcgatcatttatcataacttaatcataaatagaatagacaaatgacctaccaatttaaagcttagaatatcttctttcatctgatattacttaggttatttcttattcacgcatgagtgagcaaaaacaatttgaagaaaggataccaaaactcatttggcggggggtatctgggtttcaaaacgaaaaccacatttctgaaaagttcaatatccgctctttaatttggtacctaaattacagaaaatggtcaagaaataaaaaagttctggtcatttgaaataaggcttgtatttccataattttatgagataaacgtgttttcactggtttcccacagaagctttcgcatggtgaacaacagatttaatgcatggctgatcgtcaacaaaacagagtgtcgagtgagtttgaaagccagcctggagaacctctttattttatgaaattattgaaattcaagccttatttcaaatgaccagaactttgttatttcatgaccattttctgtaatttaggtatcaaattaaagaggagatattgaacttttcaaaaatgtggttttctttttgaaacccagataccccccgaaaaatgaatttctgatatcctttcttcaaattgtatttgctcactcatgcgtgaatgaaaaataatctaagtaatatcagatgaaagaggagattctaagctttaaattggtaggttatttgtctattttatgtatgattaagtaatgataaatgatcgctaaatctcggtttcgttttttctgggacgcactgtatatatatatatatatatatatatatatatatttatacatatatatccaTATATATCCATTTATCTAGCAAGACCTGAGATTGGGATGAAATTGATAGCAGCTGGTAAGTGGAGCTCTCAAAACAAGAACCGATTAAAAATATTGAGGCGACATACCCCTTGACCCcagttaaaatatattaaatgaatACGGATATTAAAGTTTTTTCTCATAATAATTCCTTGTAATATTTCGTAGAGTATTTCTCGGGATATTACTCATAATGATACAAAAAACAGCAATCAAGCAATGCTGTGTGGTCCTTCTAGTTTCCGGGCCATCCGTCCAAACCCTAGAAATGTCAGAAAGTTTCGACGAAAATGGACGTTAGTGAAAGCATACAGCAAAGGATTCAGTGCACTGTTGATCCAAACTAAATTCTCCACCACTATGAACACTGTTTCTGGGATACATTCGTAACTGCAACTTATGCCTATCACAACTGTAATATTGTAGGGCAACCAGCAGCATATGAACACCGAAACCAAAACAGCAAGTATGAACGCGGCTTTCCGTTCCCGTTTAAATTCACGTTGTTTCTTCTTCAATTTAGTTTTCATACCCTCCAGGTTCGAGTTAGGCGTTGCTTTGGGGCTTTCGTGTTTCCGTTGCTCTCCTTTGCACACCGAGAAAACATTCTGTTTGAGTTCAGGAGTTTGTGGAATCGACTCGTCAACGTTCATGTTTTCGCGCTCTTCAGATTTCTCGTCGTTCGTCTCGCAAACGTTATTCTCGTCATTCGCGATACTGCTGGCCGATGCCCCGCCATTAGACAACGATGACGTCGCGACATCGCTCTGTTGTTCGTATGCGGGGTTGTGATGGCATTCTGAGGCTTTTCTGTTTGTGACGGAGACGAGGATGACCGCGGGGTCCCTTTTCTTAGTCTTTGTTTCTATTCCGGCGACGGGAGGCACTTGCTTCTTGCGCAGAGCACGAAGCAAGAAAGTTGTTCTACCTGACGTTATTTTGACACCACTTTCACGCTGTATAGTTTTGTCCAAGGCATCGATGCCTCTCGCTCGCTCGCGAATCATCCTGTAAACCTGGATATTCAAGATCGCTATGATCAAGGCAGGAATAGCAAAATTTATTACTACCACACATATCAAAGCAGAGAGATTGAAGACAAACTCGCTCTCACAAA
This DNA window, taken from Lytechinus variegatus isolate NC3 chromosome 19, Lvar_3.0, whole genome shotgun sequence, encodes the following:
- the LOC121405882 gene encoding D(1) dopamine receptor-like; amino-acid sequence: MLSISRGKVYKMESAKTTLLTTARISSTLSTKKTEIPGNDTDIQLTVETYMTSGISGSLGIHPSMVNGTGNDSSPYDDDFGAFTKSPWHLGIISIIYGILIIITVVGNIFVMVAYHRDPRIRRSVANTFILNLAIADFIVGAFTLPVYFGWNLVGVWIFGEYLCKVWSFVDFTVTAMSVITIILISLDRYWLLSKKAAYASFQTQRRVDTTIGICWSVVSAIFLVLIFAWSAIVGQFNVDFSNFCESEFVFNLSALICVVVINFAIPALIIAILNIQVYRMIRERARGIDALDKTIQRESGVKITSGRTTFLLRALRKKQVPPVAGIETKTKKRDPAVILVSVTNRKASECHHNPAYEQQSDVATSSLSNGGASASSIANDENNVCETNDEKSEERENMNVDESIPQTPELKQNVFSVCKGEQRKHESPKATPNSNLEGMKTKLKKKQREFKRERKAAFILAVLVSVFICCWLPYNITVVIGISCSYECIPETVFIVVENLVWINSALNPLLYAFTNVHFRRNFLTFLGFGRMARKLEGPHSIA